The Saccharomonospora glauca K62 genome has a segment encoding these proteins:
- a CDS encoding nicotinate phosphoribosyltransferase, producing the protein MSSPASGSSTALFTDHYELTMLASALRDGTGERNCVFEVFARRLPAGRRYGVVAGTQRVLDAIADFRFTDAELAQLRRTGVVDSTTLDWLANYRFTGDIDGYPEGELYFPGSPILTVRGTFAESVLLETVVLSILNHDSAVASAAARMSAAANGRPIIEMGGRRTHEHAAVAAARAAYLAGFATTSNLEAGRRYGIPTRGTVAHAFMLLHDTEEAAFRAQIEKMGTDTTLLVDTYDITKGIETAVRVAGPELGAIRIDSGDVGVLARQAREQLDALGAKDTRIVVSGDLDEHAIAALRAEPVDAYGVGTSVVTGSGAPTAGMVYKLVEVDGRPVAKRSEHKASRGGRKAALRRHKPTGTALEEVVYPTANPPELGEHDKELHIPLLRGGQPVDDLPTLEDARDRLRRALVSLPWEGLKLSSGDPAIPTTFL; encoded by the coding sequence ATGTCCTCCCCGGCGAGCGGGAGCAGCACCGCGCTGTTCACCGACCACTACGAGCTGACCATGCTGGCGAGCGCGCTCCGCGACGGGACCGGCGAACGGAACTGCGTGTTCGAGGTGTTCGCCCGCAGGCTGCCCGCCGGACGTCGCTACGGCGTCGTCGCCGGCACCCAGCGAGTTCTCGACGCGATCGCCGACTTCCGGTTCACCGACGCCGAACTCGCCCAACTGCGGCGGACCGGCGTGGTCGACTCGACCACGCTCGACTGGCTCGCGAACTACCGGTTCACCGGTGACATCGACGGCTACCCCGAGGGGGAGCTGTACTTCCCCGGCTCGCCGATCCTCACCGTGCGCGGCACCTTCGCCGAGAGCGTGCTGCTCGAAACCGTGGTGCTGTCGATCCTCAACCACGACAGCGCGGTCGCCTCCGCCGCGGCACGCATGTCCGCCGCCGCCAACGGCCGTCCCATCATCGAGATGGGTGGCCGTCGCACGCACGAACACGCCGCCGTCGCCGCCGCCCGCGCCGCCTACCTCGCGGGCTTCGCCACCACCTCGAACCTCGAAGCGGGCCGCCGCTACGGCATCCCCACCCGTGGCACCGTCGCCCACGCGTTCATGCTGCTGCACGACACCGAGGAGGCCGCCTTCCGGGCCCAGATCGAGAAGATGGGCACCGACACGACCCTGCTGGTGGACACCTACGACATCACCAAGGGAATCGAGACTGCCGTTCGGGTGGCGGGTCCCGAACTCGGCGCGATCCGCATCGACTCCGGCGACGTCGGCGTGCTCGCGCGCCAGGCCCGTGAACAACTCGACGCGCTGGGGGCCAAGGACACCCGCATCGTCGTCTCCGGGGACCTCGACGAACACGCCATCGCCGCGCTCCGCGCCGAGCCCGTGGACGCCTACGGCGTGGGCACGTCCGTCGTCACCGGCTCCGGCGCCCCCACCGCGGGCATGGTGTACAAACTGGTCGAGGTAGACGGTCGGCCCGTGGCGAAACGCAGTGAGCACAAGGCATCCCGCGGCGGCCGCAAGGCCGCGCTGCGGCGGCACAAGCCCACGGGCACCGCGCTGGAGGAGGTCGTCTACCCCACCGCCAACCCGCCCGAGCTCGGCGAGCACGACAAGGAACTGCACATCCCCCTGCTCCGGGGTGGACAACCCGTGGACGACCTGCCCACCCTTGAAGACGCCAGGGATCGCCTGCGCCGGGCCCTGGTGTCCCTGCCGTGGGAAGGGTTGAAGTTGTCCAGCGGCGACCCCGCCATTCCCACGACCTTCCTGTAG
- a CDS encoding isochorismatase family protein, translating into MATALIVVDVQNDFCEGGSLAVAGGAAVAEAISAYLRGDGSAYDHVVATRDYHIDPGDHFSDNPDFVRSWPRHCVADTAGASFHPRLDIAPITAVFSKGHYSHGYSGFEGRTDTDDALVDWLRSREVRAVDVVGIATDHCVRATALDAARHGFDVSVLAELTAGVSKSTVDAALTELREAGVTVVGQPKVAS; encoded by the coding sequence ATGGCTACCGCATTGATCGTGGTGGACGTGCAGAACGACTTCTGCGAGGGAGGTTCGCTCGCGGTCGCCGGAGGAGCCGCCGTGGCCGAGGCCATCTCGGCGTATCTGCGCGGTGACGGCTCCGCGTACGACCACGTCGTCGCCACCCGCGACTACCACATCGACCCCGGCGACCACTTCAGCGACAACCCCGACTTCGTTCGGTCGTGGCCCCGGCACTGCGTGGCGGACACGGCGGGCGCGAGCTTCCACCCTCGGCTCGACATCGCGCCGATCACGGCGGTGTTCTCGAAGGGCCATTACAGCCACGGCTACTCGGGTTTCGAGGGCCGGACCGACACCGACGACGCCCTCGTCGACTGGCTCCGGAGCCGTGAGGTGCGGGCCGTCGACGTGGTCGGCATCGCCACCGACCACTGTGTTCGCGCCACCGCGCTCGACGCCGCCCGGCACGGCTTCGACGTCAGTGTTCTGGCCGAACTCACGGCGGGTGTCTCCAAGTCCACCGTGGACGCGGCACTCACGGAACTACGGGAGGCCGGTGTGACCGTCGTCGGGCAACCGAAGGTCGCTTCGTGA